The following are encoded together in the Bombus vancouverensis nearcticus unplaced genomic scaffold, iyBomVanc1_principal scaffold0064, whole genome shotgun sequence genome:
- the LOC117162866 gene encoding uncharacterized protein LOC117162866 isoform X1: MANVGGERLSGEEGSTLEELRSKLARMNLPISGARSVLIARLNRACRAGQSYPKGSTGGEELTGQRDLGNVQRAERDCNEDEDVEKMNTKELKERLASLGLKTTGRKVELRARLQATMDGNDISSEEESDDESEDEDDKKNARGYKRDTRRV, translated from the coding sequence atggcaaacgttgggggcgaacgattgtcgggtgaagagggttcgacgctggaggagctgaggagtaagctcgcgcgaatgaacctccctatatcgggtgcgaggtcagtgctgattgcaaggctgaatcgggcgtgtagggctggacaatcgtatcctaagggatcgacgggcggtgaagagctaaccggtcaacgagatttaggaaacgtacagagagctgagcgtgattgtaacgaagatgaagatgttgagaaaatgaatacgaaggagttgaaggagcgcctcgctagtttgggtttaaaaacgacgggcagaaaagtagaattacgcgcacggctacaagcgaccatggatggtaacgacatatcgtcggaagaagaaagcgacgacgaaagtgaggatgaagatgacaagaaaaacgcaagaggatacaagagagatacgcgaagggtgtga
- the LOC143304916 gene encoding uncharacterized protein LOC143304916 — protein MGDLPAARITESRPFTNVGIDYCGPFFIKERRDRNRRKIKVYVAVFVCLAVKAVHIEVVSDLTSEAFISALRRFIARRGFCVTIYSDNGTNFVGANNELQELRNLLQSDDHKAKVQSFLADRRIEWHFIPPNSPHFGGLWEAAVKSFKRHLRRVVGNELLTFENLNTLITEVESILNSRPLTPISSDPNDLLVLTPGHFLIGDSLTSLRERDFRDTPSNRLSCWQHIQKLKQHFWRRWHREYLNELHIRNKWSKGSHNIREGTIVLLREDNVPPMQWPLGRIIKAQPGADGIIRTAIVRTATSTLERSIKRMVPLPSRTTPDDSEPIDSPKSDTRSTRSSTTSGAEGIIRNATVHTASHGHDIQRSFSTEGHY, from the coding sequence ATGGGCGACCTTCCAGCGGCGCGGATCACAGAGTCACGGCCATTTACCAACGTCGGAATTGACTACTGCGGGCCGTTTTTCATCAAGGAACGAAGGGATCGCAACCGACGCAAAATCAAAGTATACGTAGCAGTCTTTGTGTGTCTTGCAGTCAAGGCAGTCCACATCGAGGTGGTCAGCGATCTCACCAGCGAGGCCTTCATTTCCGCTCTGCGAAGATTCATCGCTCGCCGCGGATTCTGTGTGACAATCTACTCCGACAACGGTACCAACTTCGTTGGTGCCAACAACGAATTACAAGAGCTCCGAAATCTCCTGCAATCCGACGATCACAAGGCAAAGGTCCAGTCCTTTTTAGCCGACCGACGGATCGAATGGCACTTCATCCCTCCCAACTCTCCTCATTTCGGCGGGCTGTGGGAGGCTGCAGTGAAGTCTTTCAAACGACATCTCCGACGTGTCGTCGGTAACGAGCTCTTGACCTTCGAAAACCTTAACACCCTCATCACCGAAGTCGAGTCTATCCTCAACTCCCGTCCGCTGACGCCGATATCTTCTGACCCAAACGATCTCCTCGTTCTCACTCCCGGCCATTTCCTCATCGGAGATTCACTGACCAGTCTCCGAGAACGAGATTTCAGGGATACGCCATCCAACCGTCTCTCCTGCTGGCAACATATTCAGAAACTCAAACAACATTTCTGGCGCCGGTGGCATCGAGAGTATCTCAACGAGCTACACATCCGGAACAAATGGAGCAAGGGCAGTCACAACATACGAGAAGGCACCATCGTCcttctcagagaagacaacgtcCCCCCGATGCAATGGCCATTGGGTAGAATCATCAAGGCCCAACCCGGCGCGGACGGCATCATACGCACGGCTATCGTTCGAACAGCGACGAGTACTCTCGAACGGAGCATCAAGCGGATGGTACCACTACCAAGCAGAACGACTCCAGACGACTCGGAACCAATCGACAGCCCGAAGTCGGATACGAGATCCACCCGATCAAGCACCACTTCAGGAGCTGAGGGAATCATAAGGAACGCTACCGTGCACACGGCTAGTCACGGTCACGACATCCAACGGTCATTCTCCACCGAGGGTCAttactaa
- the LOC117162148 gene encoding organic cation transporter-like protein, giving the protein MGYVANILAPFVVYLNVVSSFLPLLVLGTLEIMGGLLTLFLPETLNKDLPQTLQDSEDFGKDQKMWDVPCIGRKREDEETPPVAMFRLFFRCSARNSMRASLRGEPLRSSMLRRSSIKSRKSENSITEVERL; this is encoded by the exons atgggatacgttgctaatatcctcgcacccttcgtagtctatctcaatgttgtgtcctcgttcctacctcttcttgtgctgggcacactcgaaattatgggcggtcttctgactctctttttgccggaaacattgaataaggatcttccgcagacgctgcaggacagcgaggattttggaaaagatcagaagatgtgggatgtaccttgtatcggaag GAAACGCGAGGACGAGGAGACACCACCGGTTGCCATGTTCCGATTATTTTTTAGATGCAGTGCGAGGAATTCGATGAGAGCGTCGCTTCGCGGTGAACCTTTAAGGAGTAGCATGCTACggagatcgagtataaaatcgaggaaaagcgaaaactcgatcacagaggtcgaaaggctgtag
- the LOC117162866 gene encoding putative glutathione S-transferase 6 isoform X2: MPYKMLPVLEIDGKPVAQSNAVARYLAKKYDLMGRNEWDAMICDVLVDALGDLKQDDMGGLRVCSGP, translated from the exons atgccttataaaatgctgcctgtgctggagatagacgggaaaccggtagcgcagagtaacgctgtggcgcgatacttggcgaagaagtacgatctaatgggaaggaacgaatgggatgcgatgatatgcgacgtgctcgtcgatgctcttggagatttgaagcaag acgacatgggcggacttcgtgtttgcagcggcccttga